A single region of the Zygotorulaspora mrakii chromosome 4, complete sequence genome encodes:
- a CDS encoding uncharacterized protein (similar to Saccharomyces cerevisiae ADE16 (YLR028C) and ADE17 (YMR120C); ancestral locus Anc_2.418): MSEFKKTAILSVYDKTGLLDLAKGLAEKKVRILASGGTARMVREAGFPVDDVSSITHAPEMLGGRVKTLHPAVHGGILARNLESDEEDLKKQNIDKVDYVVCNLYPFKETVAKVGVTVAEAVEEIDIGGVTLLRAAAKNHARVTILSDPNDYSTFLSELTEEGDVTQELRNRLALKAFEHTADYDAAISDFFRKQYSEGKAQLPLRYGANPHQKPAQAFVALQEELPFKVLSGSPGYINLLDALNSWPLVKELSASLNLPAAASFKHVSPAGAAVGIPLSDVEKQVYFVSDIENLSPLAAAYARARGADRMSSFGDWIALSNIVDVPTAKIISREVSDGIIAPGFEPEALEMLKKKKGGKYCVLQIDPNYIPDSVETRQVYGVNLQQKRNDAIINKSSFREIVSENKALTEQAVIDLTVATIALKYTQSNSVCYAKNGMVVGLGAGQQSRIHCTRLAGDKADNWWFRQHPRVLAFKWAKGVKRPEKSNAIDLYVTGQIPTDDPEKSEYESKFEEIPVPLTEAERKEWMSKLTNVSLSSDAFFPFPDNVYRAVRSGVKYIAAPAGSVMDKAVFGAADSFNLVYVENPIRLFHH; the protein is encoded by the coding sequence ATGTCAGAGTTCAAGAAAACTGCTATCCTATCGGTTTATGATAAGACAGGTTTGTTAGACCTTGCCAAAGGATtggctgaaaaaaaagttcgCATTCTGGCCTCGGGAGGTACTGCACGTATGGTTCGTGAAGCTGGGTTTCCTGTTGATGATGTCTCATCCATTACTCATGCACCTGAAATGTTAGGTGGAAGAGTTAAAACTTTACATCCTGCTGTTCATGGTGGTATTTTAGCAAGAAATTTAGAGAGCGACgaagaagatttgaagaagcaGAACATTGATAAAGTTGACTATGTTGTCTGCAACTTGTAtcctttcaaagaaacCGTTGCCAAGGTTGGTGTTACTGTCGCTGAAGCcgttgaagaaattgatattgGTGGTGTCACTTTACTAAGGGCTGCCGCTAAAAATCATGCTAGAGTTACTATCTTATCTGATCCAAATGACTATTCAACCTTTTTGTCGGAATTGACCGAAGAAGGAGATGTCACTCAAGAATTGAGAAATAGATTGGCTTTGAAAGCATTCGAACACACTGCGGATTATGATGCTGCGatttctgatttttttagGAAGCAGTACTCCGAAGGTAAAGCACAATTGCCATTACGTTATGGTGCTAACCCTCACCAGAAGCCAGCTCAAGCTTTTGTAGCATTGCAAGAAGAACTACCCTTCAAAGTTCTAAGTGGATCTCCCGGCTATATCAACCTACTGGATGCTTTGAACTCTTGGCCATTAGTTAAAGAGTTATCCgcatctttgaatttacCTGCAGCTGCCTCTTTTAAACATGTATCCCCAGCAGGTGCAGCTGTTGGTATTCCATTGTCTGATGTAGAGAAACAGGTTTATTTCGTCTCCGATATCGAAAACCTTTCACCTCTTGCTGCTGCCTATGCTAGAGCTCGTGGCGCTGACAGAATGTCTTCGTTTGGTGACTGGATTGCATTGTCCAACATTGTCGATGTGCCCACTGCCAAAATCATCTCAAGAGAAGTCTCTGATGGTATCATCGCTCCTGGTTTTGAGCCAGAAGCCTTggaaatgttgaaaaaaaagaaaggtGGTAAATATTGTGTCTTACAGATCGATCCAAACTACATCCCTGATTCTGTTGAAACAAGACAAGTTTACGGTGTCAATTTAcagcaaaagagaaatgaTGCCATCATAAATAAGTCTTCCTTCCGTGAAATTGTATCTGAAAACAAAGCTTTAACAGAACAAGCTGTTATTGATTTGACAGTTGCCACCATCGCATTGAAATACACTCAATCGAACTCTGTATGCTACGCTAAGAACGGTATGGTCGTTGGATTGGGTGCAGGACAACAATCGAGAATTCATTGTACTAGATTAGCTGGTGATAAGGCTGATAACTGGTGGTTCAGACAGCATCCAAGAGTATTAGCATTTAAATGGGCTAAAGGTGTTAAGAGACCAGAGAAATCAAATGCTATTGATTTATACGTTACAGGCCAAATCCCAACTGACGACCCTGAAAAATCGGAATACGAATCTAAATTCGAAGAAATACCAGTTCCATTGACTGAAGCagagagaaaagaatggaTGTCCAAATTAACTAATGTCTCCTTATCTTCTGATGCTTTCTTTCCATTCCCAGACAACGTTTACAGAGCTGTCAGATCTGGTGTCAAATATATTGCCGCACCAGCTGGTTCAGTTATGGATAAGGCTGTTTTTGGTGCTGCTGATTCTTTCAACCTAGTCTATGTCGAAAACCCAATCCGTCTATTTCATCACTGA
- a CDS encoding uncharacterized protein (similar to Saccharomyces cerevisiae OM45 (YIL136W); ancestral locus Anc_2.219) yields MSGRLIMGGAAAAAAGYMIYEYQQQNERNRSALIPPSTATRDRSSGATVDEKARALSKEVQQRKDESAKWIKEQAEEKKKSVKDEFEHQKAAVQSTAADTSKDASRGWERIKEGVSEDGKSIKEALLGSDDDKKAKDHNKSIFNRSFNEAERAKAIAIGDYDRVNKEFNTLLARFNESKKGMFDSGDALLKQQLDDFKNVVKEKKEALDKASKEYADYTRHNFNEISNKLDEQDEKIRKEGGFFKWLTRTPVKGEKEKSGNETNSTKNNPLAGFGENAAFFSQEQIEEQLRNKEIGPSEAQKRLDVLKRLKEEGWYQHHQGSSTDEEMAKAAAKGLSGWGESAAQFAQEEIDESKRLANKARNIASREDASKAVDDAWKKLQDAKKTVDETSSKWWSKGKEKTNEISDEASKKYAEAQKNYEAAKKTLSDWSDKSSAKFWSSADDAIRVAQNAADQARDKTQGKLHDSQDNVEQEQLLEE; encoded by the coding sequence ATGTCAGGAAGATTGATAATGGGAGGTGCTGCCGCTGCAGCTGCGGGCTACATGATATATGAGTATCAAcagcaaaatgaaagaaatagaagCGCGCTAATTCCCCCAAGTACTGCAACTCGAGACAGGAGCAGCGGTGCCACCGTAGATGAAAAAGCGCGTGCTTTGAGCAAGGAGGTCCAGCAACGGAAGGACGAGTCTGCGAAATGGATCAAAGAACAAGCtgaagagaagaagaaaagtgtCAAAGACGAGTTTGAACATCAGAAAGCAGCTGTCCAGTCAACCGCGGCAGATACTTCAAAGGATGCCTCAAGAGGTTGGGAAAGGATCAAGGAAGGAGTCAGTGAAGACGGTAAGAGTATCAAAGAGGCTCTACTAGGCTCCGATGATGATAAGAAGGCAAAAGACCATAACAAGTCGATCTTCAACAGAAGCTTCAATGAGGCCGAAAGAGCTAAGGCTATTGCTATCGGCGACTACGACAGGGTCAATAAAGAGTTCAATACTTTGTTGGCAAGATTTAACGAAAGTAAGAAAGGTATGTTTGATTCCGGTGACGCTCTTTTGAAGCAGCAGCTAGACgattttaaaaatgtcgtcaaggagaagaaagaagccCTGGATAAGGCTTCTAAGGAGTACGCGGATTACACGAGACACAACTTCAATGAAATCTCCAACAAGCTGGATGaacaagatgaaaaaatcagaaaagaaggcggatttttcaaatggttGACCAGGACCCCAGTCAAAGGTGAGAAGGAAAAATCCGGTAATGAAACCAATTCAACCAAAAACAACCCACTTGCTGGGTTCGGTGAAAATGCTGCATTTTTCAGTCAAGAGCAAATTGAGGAACAATTAAGAAACAAGGAAATTGGACCAAGCGAGGCTCAGAAAAGGcttgatgttttgaaaagactGAAAGAAGAGGGCTGGTACCAACATCATCAAGGTTCTTCTACCGATGAAGAAATGGCTAAAGCAGCAGCAAAGGGTTTGTCAGGATGGGGAGAAAGTGCTGCTCAGTTTGCtcaagaagagattgaCGAATCGAAGAGACTTGCAAATAAGGCCAGAAACATCGCTTCCAGAGAAGATGCCTCCAAAGCAGTCGACGACGCTTGGAAAAAGTTGCAAGACGCAAAGAAAACTGTTGATGAGACAAGTTCAAAGTGGTGGAGCAAGGGCaaagagaaaacaaatgagATATCAGATGAAGCATCTAAAAAGTATGCTGAGGCGCAAAAAAATTACGAAGCCGCAAAGAAAACACTCTCTGATTGGAGTGATAAATCCTCTGCCAAATTCTGGAGTAGTGCCGACGATGCTATAAGAGTTGCACAAAATGCAGCTGATCAGGCCCGTGACAAAACTCAGGGGAAATTGCACGATTCGCAGGATAATGTTGAACAAGAGCAATTGTTAGAAGAGTAG
- the MKS1 gene encoding Mks1p (similar to Saccharomyces cerevisiae MKS1 (YNL076W); ancestral locus Anc_2.220): MSEERKREVPTPLTVKDHEDDSKFLKVTPNLFTPDRLHLFDSLDLYASLIKCSKNIEQGERLHNISWRIINKAMLKDRDINKDKKREGVKNLYYVLNPMTNKHQVNQQAQHQAQQQGKQQGKQQGKQQLHERQQKAHSQDNLARSHVSRIGSTGSNRQQHTPLRLQSLEPSRKEAPNTSLFTASKQNKSTGALTHTLSNHHAHSTHNNINQNSNHQLNHHHHPFHSISKKEDPQTIVKGFIPNTLITGTKGANSTDGSASQKERSKNNVDDSKQKKNTFYIGASPSPEPGATNTSTSQKTLISRQESLFGKQPTTEVNNGTSASNRSTLFFSSEDEDEDDTDWDDDSLLYDEEEDDHFDDEEEDQYYRRQWDKLLFTKNQGHHSSSAVSSGNVTPTSTSSHDPIKRSLLSGLFLSEHVNHHNNGSRSQNNSNEKLDNEKDPSSTLQRTKTSQSLMSTSVPHTGAKEIYSQRATLETSNVTAVGSVTPPQRVASTNGGLPAALYRSTKSARGSFSSIISDSTRQCYTGESNAPPAAQTILPTALTTHMFLPNNIHQQRMAASAASENLGRKIGRNEAHSFIMHEFKEKQARRESMDIPSKNRSKTSLKTRVEISEEEKFSRVYSRRNL, from the coding sequence ATGTCAGAAGAGAGGAAACGGGAGGTACCGACTCCGCTCACGGTGAAGGATCATGAAGATGACAGTAAGTTCTTGAAAGTTACTCCCAATCTATTCACGCCAGATAGATTACATTTGTTTGATTCTCTAGATCTTTATGCCTCTTTGATCAAATGCAGTAAGAACATCGAGCAAGGTGAGCGATTGCACAATATCAGTTGGAGAATTATAAATAAAGCGATGCTTAAGGATCGAGATATAAACAAAGATAAGAAACGAGAGGGTGTTAAGAATTTGTACTATGTTTTAAACCCCATGACCAATAAGCATCAAGTAAATCAACAAGCACAGCATCAAGCACAGCAGCAGGGGAAACAGCAAGGAAAACAGCAAGGAAAACAGCAACTGCATGAACGACAGCAGAAGGCGCATTCGCAAGATAATCTCGCCAGGTCTCATGTATCAAGAATCGGAAGCACCGGCAGTAATAGGCAGCAACACACACCTTTGCGGCTTCAGTCATTGGAACCATCTCGAAAAGAGGCCCCGAACACTTCTTTATTCACAGCCTCAAAGCAAAACAAATCTACGGGTGCACTCACACATACATTGTCCAATCATCACGCACACTCAACCcataataatatcaatcagAACTCTAATCATCAACTTAatcaccatcatcatcctttTCATAGCATCtcgaaaaaagaagatccACAAACTATTGTCAAAGGTTTTATTCCAAATACACTAATTACTGGTACCAAAGGTGCTAACTCAACAGATGGTTCCGCTTCTCAAAAGGAGAGATCAAAGAATAATGTAGATGactcaaaacaaaaaaagaacactTTTTACATTGGAGCAAGTCCCTCACCCGAGCCAGGAGCTACAAACACTTCGACTTCACAAAAAACGTTGATTTCAAGACAAGAATCGCTATTTGGTAAACAACCAACCACTGAGGTTAACAATGGAACATCTGCAAGTAATAGAAGTACCTTGTTCTTCAGTAGcgaagatgaggatgaggatgatACGGATTGGGATGACGATTCACTTTTgtatgatgaagaagaagacgatcatttcgatgatgaagaagaggacCAATATTATAGAAGACAATGGGATAAACTCTTGTTCACAAAGAATCAAGGTCATCATTCTTCTAGTGCTGTTTCCTCGGGTAATGTTACGCCGACATCTACATCTTCTCATGATCCaataaaaagaagtttGCTCAGTGGATTGTTTTTAAGTGAACATGTCAATCACCACAACAACGGTAGCAGAAGTCAAAATAACTCTAATGAGAAATTAGATAATGAGAAAGATCCTTCTTCCACTCTACAAAGGACGAAAACATCACAAAGCTTAATGTCTACTAGTGTACCTCACACAGgtgcaaaagaaatatataGTCAAAGAGCTACTCTAGAGACAAGCAACGTTACAGCTGTTGGATCGGTTACTCCTCCGCAAAGGGTGGCATCTACGAACGGCGGATTACCGGCAGCACTTTATAGGTCAACAAAGTCTGCTCGTGGTAGTTTCAGTAGCATAATTTCCGACTCAACAAGGCAATGCTATACAGGTGAATCGAATGCTCCTCCAGCGGCCCAAACTATCCTTCCAACCGCTCTCACAACCCATATGTTTCTGCCAAATAATATTCATCAGCAACGTATGGCGGCGAGTGCCGCATCAGAAAACTTGGGGAGGAAAATTGGCAGAAATGAGGCGCATTCCTTTATAATGCATGAATTCAAGGAGAAACAAGCACGGCGAGAATCTATGGATATACCATCGAAAAATAGAAGCAAAACGTCTTTGAAAACCCGAGTTGAGATCtcagaggaagaaaagttttcaagaGTTTATTCGCGACGAAATTTATGA
- the IMP4 gene encoding snoRNA-binding rRNA-processing protein IMP4 (similar to Saccharomyces cerevisiae IMP4 (YNL075W); ancestral locus Anc_2.221), with translation MLRRQARERREYLYRKAQELQETQLEQKRQIIKDALAQGKPLPRELAEDEQLQKDFRYDQSMKASNDDTERIDDEYAATSGISDPRIIVTTSRDPSTRLSQFAKEIKLLFPGAVRLNRGNYIMPNLVGACIKSGTSDLVVLHEHRGVPTSLTISHFPHGPTAYFSLHNVVLRHDIMNQGNQSEVNPHLIFDNFTTPLGQRVVSVLKHLFSPGPKKDSARVITFANRGDFISVRQHVYVRTREGVEVAEVGPRFEMRLFELRLGTLDNKDADVEWQLRRFVRTASRKEYL, from the coding sequence ATGTTAAGAAGACAGGCACGTGAAAGAAGGGAGTATTTGTACCGCAAGGCTCAAGAATTACAAGAAACTCAGTTAGAACAAAAGAGGCAGATTATCAAGGATGCTTTAGCTCAAGGTAAACCACTACCGAGGGAATTAGCAGAAGATGAgcaacttcaaaaagattttaGATATGATCAATCTATGAAGGCATCAAACGATGACACAGAACgaattgatgatgaatatgCAGCTACTAGTGGTATTAGTGATCCAAGGATAATTGTAACGACATCGAGAGATCCAAGTACGAGGTTGTCACAATTTGCTAAAGAGATAAAGTTACTTTTCCCAGGTGCAGTTAGGTTGAACAGGGGTAATTACATTATGCCTAATTTGGTGGGCGCTTGTATCAAATCAGGTACATCCGATCTCGTTGTATTACATGAACACAGAGGTGTACCTACATCATTAACAATATCGCATTTTCCACATGGACCAACTGCATATTTTAGTCTACACAATGTCGTATTGAGGCATGATATTATGAATCAGGGAAATCAGAGTGAAGTGAATCCTCATTTAATATTTGACAATTTTACAACACCATTAGGTCAGAGAGTCGTATCGGTTTTAAAGCATTTATTTTCACCTGGACCAAAAAAAGACTCTGCAAGAGTGATAACATTTGCAAACAGAGGTGATTTTATTAGTGTAAGACAGCATGTCTATGTAAGGACTAGAGAGGGAGTTGAAGTTGCAGAAGTTGGGCcaagatttgaaatgaGGTTGTTCGAACTAAGACTAGGTACTTTAGATAATAAAGATGCTGATGTAGAATGGCAATTAAGGAGATTTGTAAGAACTGCAAGTAGAAAAGAATATCTatag
- a CDS encoding 60S ribosomal protein eL15 (similar to Saccharomyces cerevisiae RPL15A (YLR029C) and RPL15B (YMR121C); ancestral locus Anc_2.417), protein MGAYKYLEELQRKKQSDVLRFLQRVRVWEYRQKNVIHRASRPSRPDKARRLGYKAKQGFVIYRVRVRRGNRKRPVPKGATYGKPTNQGVNELKYQRALRATAEERVGRRAANLRVLNSYWVNQDSTYKYFEVILVDPSHKAIRRDARYNWICNPVHKHREARGLTATGKKSRGINKGHRYHNTSSGRRKIWKKHNTLSLWRYRK, encoded by the coding sequence ATGGGTGCCTACAAgtatttggaagaattgcaaagaaagaagcaaTCTGATGTCCTAagatttttgcaaagagtCAGAGTCTGGGAATACAGACAAAAGAATGTCATTCACAGAGCTTCCAGACCATCTAGACCAGACAAGGCTAGAAGATTGGGCTACAAGGCCAAGCAAGGTTTCGTTATCTATCGTGTCAGAGTTAGACGTGGTAACAGAAAGAGACCTGTTCCAAAGGGTGCTACCTACGGTAAGCCAACCAACCAAGGTGTCAACGAATTGAAATACCAAAGAGCTTTGAGAGCTACTGCCGAGGAAAGAGTTGGTCGTCGTGCTGCTAACTTGAGAGTATTGAACTCCTACTGGGTTAACCAAGACTCCACCTACAAATACTTCGAAGTTATTCTTGTTGATCCATCTCACAAAGCTATCAGAAGAGATGCTCGTTACAACTGGATCTGTAACCCTGTTCACAAGCACCGTGAAGCTAGAGGTTTGACCGCTACTGGTAAGAAATCCAGAGGTATTAACAAAGGTCACAGATACCACAACACCAGTTCTGGTAGAAGAAAGATCTGGAAGAAGCACAACACTTTGTCTTTGTGGAGATACAGAAAATAA
- the APJ1 gene encoding Apj1p (similar to Saccharomyces cerevisiae APJ1 (YNL077W); ancestral locus Anc_2.218): MGKFMELYNILNLPAEATTADIKKAYRILALKYHPDKNNHSEESKAKFLKVCSAYEILSDNHKRELYDQYGTTDEIAIKQQQQQQQRGFMGESSFFRSTGPMGMSPGDLFSQFFDNVSSMPMPGFGSRKSNMSGWNVSVPSQSSSTSRGPDIRHSLNCTLSALYYGKKTKLGLNRRRICQSCGGLGGMKKRDCKRCQGQGQITETRRMGPMVQTWTQTCPDCGGSGYLMKNSDLCKDCHGECYIKERKIFDVEVKPGMNHGQAILLPGEADEIITTSYGTEKVVPGDVVITINQVTDQKFQRCNKNGCDLVMRHCKIPLLTSLCGGEIYIDGHPNNRLLKISIIPGEIIKPNCFKSVENMGMPRYINQKDSQGNIITEGYGNLYIQFEVDFPDKLEPETVQNLMQVLKNDKSVKDQLTSQESTVYDRLDDCIEMEDHVLSDFVPNFNDINSTHKKSKHNSGDKSGNRKRARDSFDSQQDDLEFDSDCSSSNDRDKAEPQDCTIH, encoded by the coding sequence ATGGGTAAATTTATGGAACTATataatattttgaatctgcCAGCAGAGGCAACAACGGCGGACATTAAGAAAGCCTACAGGATTTTGGCGCTGAAATATCATCCCGATAAGAATAATCATTCTGAGGAATCAAAGgcaaagtttttgaaagtatGCTCTGCGTATGAGATTTTGAGCGACAACCATAAGAGAGAATTATATGACCAGTATGGGACTACCGATGAAATCGCAATtaagcagcagcagcaacaacaacagagAGGGTTCATGGGAGAATCATCGTTCTTCAGGTCAACTGGTCCCATGGGGATGTCGCCTGGTGATTTGTTTTcacaattttttgataacgTATCTTCTATGCCTATGCCTGGATTTGGAAGTCGTAAGAGCAATATGTCGGGATGGAACGTTTCCGTACCATCTCAATCATCAAGCACGAGTCGTGGTCCAGATATAAGGCATTCTTTGAACTGCACATTATCAGCTCTTTATTATGgtaaaaaaacaaaactaGGCCTTAATAGGCGGCGCATTTGTCAAAGTTGTGGAGGCCTTGGGGgcatgaaaaaaagagattgtAAAAGGTGTCAGGGACAAGGTCAAATCACGGAGACACGCAGGATGGGGCCCATGGTGCAGACCTGGACACAAACTTGTCCGGATTGCGGGGGTAGTGGATATCTAATGAAGAATAGCGATCTTTGCAAGGATTGTCATGGAGAATGCTATATTAAAGAGCgtaaaatatttgatgttGAGGTTAAACCGGGTATGAACCACGGCCAAGCGATTTTGCTTCCAGGAGAAGCTGATGAAATAATAACTACAAGCTATGGCACTGAGAAGGTTGTGCCAGGTGACGTCGTTATAACAATCAATCAGGTGACAgaccaaaaatttcaaagatgtaACAAAAACGGTTGTGATCTAGTGATGAGACACTGTAAAATACCACTTTTAACAAGTCTCTGCGGTGGTGAAATTTATATAGATGGACATCCAAACAACCGACTTCTCAAGATTTCCATCATTCCGGGCGAAATCATCAAGCCAAACTGTTTCAAAAGCGTTGAGAACATGGGGATGCCCAGGTATATCAATCAAAAGGATAGCCAGGGGAACATAATAACGGAAGGTTACGGCAACCTTTACATTCAGTTTGAAGTCGACTTTCCAGATAAACTCGAACCAGAGACTGTTCAGAATCTGATGCAGGTTCTCAAAAACGATAAAAGTGTAAAAGATCAATTAACGTCACAGGAAAGTACCGTTTACGACAGGCTGGATGATTGCATTGAAATGGAAGACCACGTTTTAAGCGATTTCGTgccaaatttcaatgacATAAACTCTACGcataaaaaatcaaaacacAACAGTGGAGACAAATCCGGCAATAGGAAGAGAGCTCGTGACAGCTTTGATAGTCAACAGGATGACCTGGAATTCGACTCCGATTGTAGCTCATCTAACGACAGGGATAAGGCTGAACCTCAGGATTGTACTATTCACTAA
- the MLF3 gene encoding Mlf3p (similar to Saccharomyces cerevisiae VHS2 (YIL135C) and MLF3 (YNL074C); ancestral locus Anc_2.222), with translation MNDEALSRSSTQATTYSLEGHSHADEMHSTCPPSPTLSDSNQSMIFERNVEDPYMVSAGMNSNPISKHGSTTSLLSRQYSNASQHLQPQFYGGGAGGHRQSVSHPLPHSPPSEGHSPEVVMPKLDRRRTLENFVAPALDASCSIVTDDNADLDDLDIVYMRRPSTLGLDMALGRTKSNSSATITSSQNMNASNNTNTYNNNNYNNNITQTPLLGLSRSYSNSNSSPNPAANANGGGQQQDAKTLRFYSYADMLSDEMASNPSAKNFRRPSLSHSSSLCHLRPNQLKPSLTTNFSNPFIKKRDSVSNPSSASTSNLSRHYSNTVLSRSPTYQPSSQQQERAKCCCVKDDMNEKGSKFQNKDNPNLNVNQSINQNLNANSNPRYAISKVSQRSGKSNFHIESSGSEELSTDDEDDNFHPLTTTSPNVMSPSTFLGPRVSRSSTQNSINSGSPLYSSRTYSNGGNNPISPSIIRRRESGSAFSPHSINNVMMYDDTLQTETVGEALRKKVSNRRDNAIN, from the coding sequence ATGAACGACGAAGCTCTTTCACGTTCGAGTACGCAGGCTACGACGTACTCGTTGGAGGGACACAGCCATGCGGACGAGATGCACAGCACCTGTCCTCCGTCGCCCACGCTGAGCGACTCGAACCAGTCCATGATTTTTGAGCGGAACGTGGAGGACCCTTATATGGTGTCTGCGGGCATGAACTCGAACCCGATTTCCAAGCACGGCAGCACCACGAGTCTGCTATCTAGACAGTACAGTAATGCTTCGCAGCATCTGCAACCACAGTTCTACGGCGGCGGTGCCGGGGGCCATAGACAGAGCGTGTCGCATCCGTTGCCACACTCTCCGCCCTCGGAGGGGCATTCTCCCGAGGTTGTTATGCCGAAGCTGGATCGTCGTCGCACCTTGGAAAACTTCGTTGCGCCAGCCTTGGATGCGAGCTGTTCGATTGTCACGGATGATAACGCAGATTTGGACGACCTTGACATCGTCTATATGCGCAGACCGTCTACTTTGGGTTTAGACATGGCGTTGGGAAGAACGAAGAGCAACTCATCGGCTACGATAACCAGCTCCCAGAACATGAATGCCAGTAATAATACCAATACctataataataacaactacaataataatattacACAGACTCCTCTTTTAGGACTATCAAGATCGTATTCCAATTCGAATTCGAGCCCAAATCCAGCCGCAAATGCGAATGGCGGTGGACAGCAACAAGATGCGAAAACTCTAAGATTTTACTCGTATGCTGATATGTTGTCGGACGAAATGGCTTCAAACCCATCCgccaaaaatttcagaagacCCTCTTTATCGCATTCTTCATCACTTTGCCATCTTAGACCAAATCAATTAAAGCCATCATTAActaccaatttttcaaatccgTTTATTAAGAAACGTGATTCTGTTTCAAATCCATCCTCTGCATCCACATCAAATTTGTCTAGGCATTACTCAAATACGGTTTTGTCAAGATCTCCAACATACCAACCTTCTTCACAGCAGCAAGAAAGGGCAAAATGCTGTTGCGTTAAAGACGATATGAATGAGAAGGGAtcaaaattccaaaataaGGACAATCCAAACCTGAATGTGAACCAGAGTATAAACCAGAATCTGAATGCAAATTCTAATCCTCGGTACGCTATATCCAAAGTGTCACAGAGATCTGGCAAATCTAATTTTCATATAGAATCAAGTGGAAGTGAAGAACTTTCTACAGACGACGAGGATGATAATTTTCATCCCTTAACCACAACCTCACCAAACGTTATGTCACCATCAACATTCTTGGGTCCAAGAGTTTCAAGATCTTCAACACAAAACAGTATTAATAGTGGTTCGCCATTATACTCTTCAAGGACATATTCCAATGGTGGGAATAATCCAATAAGTCCATCAATTATAAGAAGGAGAGAAAGCGGATCAGCTTTTTCGCCACACTCAATCAATAATGTAATGATGTATGATGATACCTTACAAACTGAAACAGTTGGGGAGGCTTTGCGGAAGAAGGTAAGTAATAGAAGAGACAATGCTATAAATTGA
- the NCW1 gene encoding Ncw1p (similar to Saccharomyces cerevisiae YMR122W-A; ancestral locus Anc_2.416), translated as MSSSAHTTNSNLVSNGAVAASSVSASSVSSVMSSVSSFASSVTSAASSSASSAASSASSSSSSSNAASPNMVAHPISWKYGIALGAVVAGSFVLGAGI; from the coding sequence ATGTCCAGTAGCGCTCACACAACAAACAGCAATTTAGTTTCAAACGGTGCAGTTGCCGCTTCATCGGTCAGTGCCTCTTCGGTATCCTCAGTCATGTCCTCGGTCAGCTCATTTGCTTCGTCGGTAACTTCTGCAGCTTCAAGCTCCGCATCGAGCGCTGCTTCATCTGCATCCTCCAGCTCCTCCAGCAGCAATGCTGCCTCGCCAAACATGGTTGCTCATCCAATCTCCTGGAAATACGGTATTGCATTAGGAGCCGTTGTTGCAGGGTCTTTCGTTTTAGGTGCAGGTATCTAG